A single genomic interval of Bacillus smithii harbors:
- a CDS encoding biotin transporter BioY, with amino-acid sequence MKTRDMVLAAMFTAVVAALGLIPPIPSPFSPVPITAQTFGVMLAGAVLGPRLGGLSLLLFDLLVAMGVPVLSGGRGGMSVLLGPSGGYIMSYPIAAFLIGYLADRYRNNLNVWKLLLFNILGGMIFVYLCGVTYLSVVTGTPWLAAMTAALIYLPGDLTKAIVSAIVAIELRKRLSFKRFADEG; translated from the coding sequence ATGAAAACAAGAGATATGGTGCTAGCGGCGATGTTTACAGCTGTGGTGGCGGCGCTAGGGTTGATACCGCCAATCCCAAGTCCGTTTTCGCCAGTTCCGATCACAGCTCAAACATTTGGAGTGATGCTGGCTGGGGCGGTCCTTGGTCCCAGATTGGGAGGTTTGAGTTTATTATTATTTGATCTGTTAGTAGCAATGGGCGTTCCGGTATTATCAGGTGGAAGAGGAGGTATGTCCGTACTCCTTGGCCCGAGCGGAGGATATATTATGTCTTATCCGATTGCGGCGTTTTTGATCGGTTATTTGGCGGACCGCTATCGAAATAATCTAAATGTGTGGAAGTTGCTTCTTTTTAATATTTTAGGTGGGATGATTTTCGTTTACTTATGCGGAGTAACGTATTTATCCGTTGTTACCGGTACGCCATGGCTGGCGGCGATGACAGCAGCTCTGATTTACTTGCCGGGAGATTTGACGAAAGCGATCGTGTCGGCCATAGTAGCCATTGAATTGAGAAAGCGTTTATCCTTCAAAAGGTTTGCGGATGAAGGATGA